Proteins encoded in a region of the Sparus aurata chromosome 6, fSpaAur1.1, whole genome shotgun sequence genome:
- the nek4 gene encoding serine/threonine-protein kinase Nek4 isoform X2, with amino-acid sequence MMNNYIFIRVVGKGSYGEVNLVKHKSDRKQYVIKKLNLITSSKWERRAAEQEAQLLSQLRHPNIVTYRESWEGDDCQLYIVMGFCEGGDLYHRLKQQKGELLPERQVVEWFVQIAMALQYLHERNILHRDLKTQNIFLTKTNIIKVGDLGIARVLENQNDMASTLIGTPYYMSPELFSNKPYNHKSDVWALGCCVYEMSTLKHAFNAKDMNSLVYRIVEGKLPQMPSRYDPQLGDLIKSMLCKRPEDRPDVKLILRQPYIKRQIAMFLEATKEKTAKSRKKAVGGSGDCKANRASSVVSSQPKPDRSPQSEPLARMKRKEEKSQPHKVWNGIIESTPVQTPPPHKPSSPDALKASLVSLATISNINIDIQRQEDEDLLKKQVQGPQSIVSHHRAGNEPVTHSVYKDNRGRGKPDPSPPPSPVKPSLKSVSGVVSRGADERRASNGLLDIHQQARPNPRDTFSVVCGEEQMSVVDDKEDTMELLKEANMQNTNLEVERKADFSIPERKTVPKSNNENIGVSLDVTIDNEDDTLTLLKGAPTQQHTSYIQENLESTEKLLEPFPPTLEPVQEDSPSPASKHCPTTPCIRSSEPSVSQQHSKRDISRTHGDQDKSKVAAPRPLPPPPVESTAVEGKKRSRRSTESKRTGVAATSTSVSSCKDGLLPLPQDRPLSARERRRLRQSQECASQPGVSVVRRASYDVTSTTDEHYNVPVIRSVSDNIIETNSKDKLPERRSDEDEYNSSTSSTERSEGDSRERKTESSDMQDLVHMMTQTLRMEIGDGVCDGRRFGSTALPEFKLNRRYRDTLVLHGKAREEAESLSLGEIPTGSTSGPAKIRRAIEQLRTDVVKGLGVKMLDRVLEIMEEEDETKRELYLRDQMGEEKYHAYAVMVRQLKFFEDIAFQV; translated from the exons ATGATGAAtaattatattttcatcagGGTCGTCGGGAAGGGGAGCTACGGGGAGGTGAATTTGGTGAAACACAAATCAGACCGAAAACAG TATGTTATCAAGAAGCTGAATTTAATCACCTCCTCCAAGTGGGAGCGGCGTGCTGCTGAGCAGGAGGCGCAGCTCCTGTCCCAGCTGCGACATCCTAACATTGTGACATACAGGGAGTCATGGGAAGGAGATGACTGCCAGTTGTACATTGTGATGGGTTTCTGTGAAGGCGGCGACCTGTATCATCGACTCAAACAGCAAAAGGGCGAGCTCTTACCTGAGAGGCAGGTGGTGGAGTGGTTTGTGCAGATAGCCATGGCCCTCCAG TACCTCCATGAGAGGAACATTCTTCACCGGGaccttaaaacacaaaacatcttcCTGACGAAGACCAACATCATCAAAGTTGGGGACCTTGGCATCGCACGAGTATTGGAGAACCAGAATGATATGGCCAGCACACTCATAGGGACCCCTTACTACATGAGTCCAGAGCTCTTCTCTAATAAACCCTACAACCACAAG TCAGATGTATGGGCCCTGGGTTGCTGTGTGTATGAAATGTCCACCCTGAAACATGCCTTCAATGCCAAGGACATGAACTCACTGGTCTATCGCATTGTTGAAGGGAAG CTGCCACAGATGCCCAGTAGGTACGATCCCCAGCTGGGAGATCTAATCAAGAGCATGCTGTGTAAGAGACCTGAAGACAGGCCTGATGTTAAACTTATCCTCCGGCAGCCCTACATCAAACGACAAATCGCCATGTTCCTTGAGGCCACTAAAGA AAAAACTGCCAAGTCAAGAAAGAAAGCTGTGGGTGGCAGTGGTGATTGTAAGGCTAACAGGGCATCGTCTGTGGTGTCATCTCAGCCAAAACCTGACAGGAGTCCCCAGTCTGAACCTCTAGCCAGAATGAAACGG AAAGAAGAGAAATCTCAACCACATAAGGTTTGGAATGGCATCATTGAATCCACTCCAGTCCAAACACCTCCGCCACACAAACCCTCCTCTCCTGATGCCCTCAAAGCCAGCCTCGTGTCCCTGGCAACCATTAGCAACATTAATATTGATATTCAACGACAGGAGGATGAGGACCTACTGAAGAAACAGGTGCAGGGGCCTCAGTCAATTGTGTCACACCACCGGGCAGGTAATGAACCTGTGACTCACAGTGTGTACAAAGACAACAGGGGACGAGGGAAACCAGATCCCTCGCCCCCTCCTTCCCCTGTTAAGCCCTCTCTGAAGTCTGTATCAGGTGTTGTCAGTCGGGGAGCAGACGAGAGGAGGGCATCCAATGGATTATTGGACATCCACCAACAGGCCAGGCCAAACCCTCGGGATACATTTTCCGTTGTCTGTGGGGAGGAACAGATGTCAGTGGTGGATGATAAGGAGGATACCATGGAGTTACTTAAAGAGGCTAACATGCAGAACACAAACCTAGAAGTGGAGAGAAAGGCTGATTTTTCCATTCCCGAGAGGAAAACTGTACCCAAAtccaataatgaaaatatcGGAGTGAGTTTGGATGTGACTATAGACAATGAAGATGACACGCTTACCCTTCTCAAGGGAGCtccaacacaacaacatacCTCATACATCCAA GAAAACCTAGAATCTACTGAAAAGCTGTTAGAACCATTCCCTCCAACACTG GAGCCTGTTCAGGAGGATTCTCCCTCACCAGCCAGTAAGCACTGTCCTACCACTCCATGCATCCGTTCATCAGAGCCATCTGTatcacagcagcacagcaaGAGGGACATAAGTCGGACACATGGAGATCAGGACAAG TCCAAGGTGGCTGCTCCTAGACCTTTACCTCCTCCTCCGGTTGAGAGCACTGCCGtggaggggaagaagaggagcaggaggagcacagagagcaaGAGGACGGGTGTAGCTGCAACCTCCACATCAGTTAGTTCCTGTAAGGACGGACTCTTACCACTGCCACAG GATCGTCCTTTGTCtgccagagagaggagaagactGAGGCAGTCCCAGGAGTGTGCCAGCCAACCAG GTGTTAGTGTTGTGAGAAGGGCATCTTATGATGTCACATCCACCACAGATGAGCACTACAATGTCCCGGTTATCAGATCTGTTTCAGACAATATTATTGAGACCAACAGTAAG GATAAGCTGCCAGAGCGAAGGTCAGATGAAGATGAGTACAACTCATCCACAAGTTCCACAGAGCGTTCAGAGGGAGACAGCAGAGAAAG GAAGACAGAATCCAGTGACATGCAGGATTTAGTCcatatgatgacccaaactttAAGAATGGAGATTGGAGACGGTGTGTGTGATGGAAGAAGATTTGGCTCTACTGCACTGCCAGAATTTAAATTGAACAGGAGGTACAGGGACACCCTGGTGCTTCATGGGAAGGCTCGAGAGGAAGCAGAGAGCCTGTCACTCGGTGAAATACCAACAG GCTCCACTTCTGGTCCAGCCAAGATAAGGAGAGCCATAGAACAACTCAGGACTGATGTGGTGAAGGGCCTGGGGGTGAAGATGCTGGACAGAGTGCTGGAAAtcatggaagaggaggatgaaaccAAACGAGAA CTGTACCTTCGTGACCAGATGGGAGAAGAAAAGTACCATGCTTATGCTGTGATGGTGAGGCAGCTGAAATTCTTTGAGGATATTGCCTTCCAGGTTTAG
- the nek4 gene encoding serine/threonine-protein kinase Nek4 isoform X1, with translation MMNNYIFIRVVGKGSYGEVNLVKHKSDRKQYVIKKLNLITSSKWERRAAEQEAQLLSQLRHPNIVTYRESWEGDDCQLYIVMGFCEGGDLYHRLKQQKGELLPERQVVEWFVQIAMALQYLHERNILHRDLKTQNIFLTKTNIIKVGDLGIARVLENQNDMASTLIGTPYYMSPELFSNKPYNHKSDVWALGCCVYEMSTLKHAFNAKDMNSLVYRIVEGKLPQMPSRYDPQLGDLIKSMLCKRPEDRPDVKLILRQPYIKRQIAMFLEATKEKTAKSRKKAVGGSGDCKANRASSVVSSQPKPDRSPQSEPLARMKRKEEKSQPHKVWNGIIESTPVQTPPPHKPSSPDALKASLVSLATISNINIDIQRQEDEDLLKKQVQGPQSIVSHHRAGNEPVTHSVYKDNRGRGKPDPSPPPSPVKPSLKSVSGVVSRGADERRASNGLLDIHQQARPNPRDTFSVVCGEEQMSVVDDKEDTMELLKEANMQNTNLEVERKADFSIPERKTVPKSNNENIGVSLDVTIDNEDDTLTLLKGAPTQQHTSYIQENLESTEKLLEPFPPTLEPVQEDSPSPASKHCPTTPCIRSSEPSVSQQHSKRDISRTHGDQDKSKVAAPRPLPPPPVESTAVEGKKRSRRSTESKRTGVAATSTSVSSCKDGLLPLPQDRPLSARERRRLRQSQECASQPGVSVVRRASYDVTSTTDEHYNVPVIRSVSDNIIETNSKQDKLPERRSDEDEYNSSTSSTERSEGDSRERKTESSDMQDLVHMMTQTLRMEIGDGVCDGRRFGSTALPEFKLNRRYRDTLVLHGKAREEAESLSLGEIPTGSTSGPAKIRRAIEQLRTDVVKGLGVKMLDRVLEIMEEEDETKRELYLRDQMGEEKYHAYAVMVRQLKFFEDIAFQV, from the exons ATGATGAAtaattatattttcatcagGGTCGTCGGGAAGGGGAGCTACGGGGAGGTGAATTTGGTGAAACACAAATCAGACCGAAAACAG TATGTTATCAAGAAGCTGAATTTAATCACCTCCTCCAAGTGGGAGCGGCGTGCTGCTGAGCAGGAGGCGCAGCTCCTGTCCCAGCTGCGACATCCTAACATTGTGACATACAGGGAGTCATGGGAAGGAGATGACTGCCAGTTGTACATTGTGATGGGTTTCTGTGAAGGCGGCGACCTGTATCATCGACTCAAACAGCAAAAGGGCGAGCTCTTACCTGAGAGGCAGGTGGTGGAGTGGTTTGTGCAGATAGCCATGGCCCTCCAG TACCTCCATGAGAGGAACATTCTTCACCGGGaccttaaaacacaaaacatcttcCTGACGAAGACCAACATCATCAAAGTTGGGGACCTTGGCATCGCACGAGTATTGGAGAACCAGAATGATATGGCCAGCACACTCATAGGGACCCCTTACTACATGAGTCCAGAGCTCTTCTCTAATAAACCCTACAACCACAAG TCAGATGTATGGGCCCTGGGTTGCTGTGTGTATGAAATGTCCACCCTGAAACATGCCTTCAATGCCAAGGACATGAACTCACTGGTCTATCGCATTGTTGAAGGGAAG CTGCCACAGATGCCCAGTAGGTACGATCCCCAGCTGGGAGATCTAATCAAGAGCATGCTGTGTAAGAGACCTGAAGACAGGCCTGATGTTAAACTTATCCTCCGGCAGCCCTACATCAAACGACAAATCGCCATGTTCCTTGAGGCCACTAAAGA AAAAACTGCCAAGTCAAGAAAGAAAGCTGTGGGTGGCAGTGGTGATTGTAAGGCTAACAGGGCATCGTCTGTGGTGTCATCTCAGCCAAAACCTGACAGGAGTCCCCAGTCTGAACCTCTAGCCAGAATGAAACGG AAAGAAGAGAAATCTCAACCACATAAGGTTTGGAATGGCATCATTGAATCCACTCCAGTCCAAACACCTCCGCCACACAAACCCTCCTCTCCTGATGCCCTCAAAGCCAGCCTCGTGTCCCTGGCAACCATTAGCAACATTAATATTGATATTCAACGACAGGAGGATGAGGACCTACTGAAGAAACAGGTGCAGGGGCCTCAGTCAATTGTGTCACACCACCGGGCAGGTAATGAACCTGTGACTCACAGTGTGTACAAAGACAACAGGGGACGAGGGAAACCAGATCCCTCGCCCCCTCCTTCCCCTGTTAAGCCCTCTCTGAAGTCTGTATCAGGTGTTGTCAGTCGGGGAGCAGACGAGAGGAGGGCATCCAATGGATTATTGGACATCCACCAACAGGCCAGGCCAAACCCTCGGGATACATTTTCCGTTGTCTGTGGGGAGGAACAGATGTCAGTGGTGGATGATAAGGAGGATACCATGGAGTTACTTAAAGAGGCTAACATGCAGAACACAAACCTAGAAGTGGAGAGAAAGGCTGATTTTTCCATTCCCGAGAGGAAAACTGTACCCAAAtccaataatgaaaatatcGGAGTGAGTTTGGATGTGACTATAGACAATGAAGATGACACGCTTACCCTTCTCAAGGGAGCtccaacacaacaacatacCTCATACATCCAA GAAAACCTAGAATCTACTGAAAAGCTGTTAGAACCATTCCCTCCAACACTG GAGCCTGTTCAGGAGGATTCTCCCTCACCAGCCAGTAAGCACTGTCCTACCACTCCATGCATCCGTTCATCAGAGCCATCTGTatcacagcagcacagcaaGAGGGACATAAGTCGGACACATGGAGATCAGGACAAG TCCAAGGTGGCTGCTCCTAGACCTTTACCTCCTCCTCCGGTTGAGAGCACTGCCGtggaggggaagaagaggagcaggaggagcacagagagcaaGAGGACGGGTGTAGCTGCAACCTCCACATCAGTTAGTTCCTGTAAGGACGGACTCTTACCACTGCCACAG GATCGTCCTTTGTCtgccagagagaggagaagactGAGGCAGTCCCAGGAGTGTGCCAGCCAACCAG GTGTTAGTGTTGTGAGAAGGGCATCTTATGATGTCACATCCACCACAGATGAGCACTACAATGTCCCGGTTATCAGATCTGTTTCAGACAATATTATTGAGACCAACAGTAAG CAGGATAAGCTGCCAGAGCGAAGGTCAGATGAAGATGAGTACAACTCATCCACAAGTTCCACAGAGCGTTCAGAGGGAGACAGCAGAGAAAG GAAGACAGAATCCAGTGACATGCAGGATTTAGTCcatatgatgacccaaactttAAGAATGGAGATTGGAGACGGTGTGTGTGATGGAAGAAGATTTGGCTCTACTGCACTGCCAGAATTTAAATTGAACAGGAGGTACAGGGACACCCTGGTGCTTCATGGGAAGGCTCGAGAGGAAGCAGAGAGCCTGTCACTCGGTGAAATACCAACAG GCTCCACTTCTGGTCCAGCCAAGATAAGGAGAGCCATAGAACAACTCAGGACTGATGTGGTGAAGGGCCTGGGGGTGAAGATGCTGGACAGAGTGCTGGAAAtcatggaagaggaggatgaaaccAAACGAGAA CTGTACCTTCGTGACCAGATGGGAGAAGAAAAGTACCATGCTTATGCTGTGATGGTGAGGCAGCTGAAATTCTTTGAGGATATTGCCTTCCAGGTTTAG
- the spcs1 gene encoding signal peptidase complex subunit 1, which produces MLSIFKSIPTHMDYKGQKLAEQIFQGIILISAVIGFVYGLIIEQFGWTVYIVLGGFAISCVLTLPPWPMYRQNPLAWQPALPETSGEPSQKPQESLKKKKHK; this is translated from the exons ATGTTGTCTATATTCAAGAGCATTCCAACGCACATG GACTATAAAGGCCAGAAGCTGGCTGAACAGATTTTCCAAGGAATAATACTCATCTCAGCA GTGATTGGATTCGTGTATGGTCTGATCATTGAACAGTTCGGGTGGACAGTGTACATAGTCTTGGGTGGTTTTGCAATTTCCTGTGTG TTGACCCTGCCTCCATGGCCCATGTACAGACAGAATCCTCTAGCCTGGCAGCCAGCTTTACCAGAGACCAGCGGGGAGCCCAGCCAAAAACCTCAGGAAAGtctcaagaagaagaagcacaaaTAA
- the glt8d1 gene encoding glycosyltransferase 8 domain-containing protein 1 — MTLRRVNVVILVLLAVAFLIIVQRNLLNLSDFLHKEHPDAGMILPFESELSPDLRLEALRKGEEIPVLITAAGDRLGAVIAAMNSVYQNSKANVAFTIVTMNDTVDHLKVWLSKTNLKNIKYKIVIFQPELLNRKILKDPQTLEATKPLSFARFYLPVYIPEAEKAVYLDDDVIVQGDIQELYETNLKPGHAAAFSDDCDSASAKGIVRGAGNQNNYIGFLDFKKEAIKKLGMRANTCSFNPGVIIANLTEWRNQNITQQLEHWMELNTHEDLYSKSLAESVTTPPLLIVFYKRHSSIDPMWHVRHLGASGAGNRYSNQFVKAAKLLHWNGHYKPWGRTSSFTELWDKWFIPDPTGKFNPVRRHTGDK; from the exons ATGACACTGAGGAGAG TAAACGTGGTCATCCTTGTGCTGCTGGCTGTGGCCTTCCTGATCATAGTTCAACGAAATCTCCTCAACCTCAGTGACTTTCTACACAAGGAACACCCTG ATGCAGGGATGATTCTTCCCTTTGAATCTGAGTTGTCTCCTGACCTCAGACTAGAGGCGttgaggaaaggagaggaaatcCCCGTCCTCATCACTGCTGCTGGGGACAGACTCGGTGCTGTCATTGCTGCCATGAACAGTGTCTACCAGAACAGTAAAGCCAATGTTGCCTTCACCATTGTGACTATGAATGACACGGTGGATCACCTAAA AGTGTGGCTTAGTAAGACGAAcctgaaaaatatcaaatataagaTAGTTATTTTCCAGCCGGAGCTCCTCAAcaggaagatattgaaagatcCACAAACCCTGGAGGCTACAAAACCA ttgaGTTTCGCCAGGTTTTATCTGCCTGTATACATACCTGAGGCAGAGAAAGCGGTCTATTTGGATGACGATGTCATTGTACAAG GGGATATTCAGGAGCTTTATGAAACCAACCTCAAACCAGGACACGCAGCTGCCTTCTCAGATGACTGTGATTCAGCATCTGCTAAGGGCATTGTTCGAGGGGCTGGAAATCAG AATAATTATATAGGTTTCCTGGACTTCAAGAAGGAGGCTATCAAGAAGCTGGGGATGAGGGCCAACACATGCTCCTTTAACCCTGGGGTCATCATCGCCAACCTGACTGAGTGGAGGAACCAGAACATCACCCAGCAGCTGGAGCACTGGATGGAACTGAACACACA TGAAGATCTGTACAGTAAGAGTCTGGCAGAGAGTGTCaccacccctcccctcctcatTGTTTTCTACAAACGTCACTCCTCAATCGACCCCATGTGGCATGTCAGGCACCTTG GTGCAAGTGGAGCGGGAAACCGCTACTCCAATCAGTTTGTAAAAGCTGCCAAACTCCTCCACTGGAATGGACACTATAAGCCGTGGGGGAGAACATCCTCCTTTACTGAATTGTGGGACAAGTGGTTCATCCCAGACCCTACAGGAAAATTTAATCCTGTGCGAAGACACACAGGGGACAAATAG